A single genomic interval of Cucumis sativus cultivar 9930 chromosome 5, Cucumber_9930_V3, whole genome shotgun sequence harbors:
- the LOC101206625 gene encoding glucan endo-1,3-beta-glucosidase isoform X1 has translation MPHPNSLSSSKSIFITSIHPMASSPFTLSHHLLLPYFSTLPTFLLLILPTLFQIQGVNGGSIGVNYGTVADNLPPPSKVAAFLLDNTIIDRVRLFDADPDILRAFAHTGISVSITIPNDQIPRLVKPNFAEEWIKFNIQPYIPATNIIRVLVGNEVLSTANKLLIANLVPAMQSLHTALIEASLDRRIQISTPHSLGILSNSTPPSTARFRQGYDTHVIKPMLSFLRETNSPLMVNPYPFFACTADNLDYALFRPNPGVFDSDLGILYTNMLDAQLDAVYSAMKSLGFEDLDIVIAETGWPSKGDPTQVGVGPKEAAYYNGNLMRHVVSGKGTPLMPNRTFETYIFALFNENLKPGPIGERNFGLFEPDLSPVYEIGILRPTAQSATPRAHQGQVEGPSPSTVSESKRWCLPKSEASEEGLQRNIDYVCGLGLDCGPIKENGACFAPNTVRAHAAYVMNAYFQATEGNDFDCDFDQTGTLTTVDPSYGKCKYW, from the exons ATGCCACACCCAAATTCACTATCTTCTTCCAAATCCATCTTCATCACCTCCATCCATCCCATGGCTTCCTCTCCTTTCACTCTCTCACAccaccttcttcttccttactTTTCCACTTTACCCACTTTTCTCCTTCTAATTCTCCCAACACTCTTCCAAATTCAAG GAGTTAATGGTGGATCAATCGGAGTCAATTACGGCACGGTGGCTGACAATCTCCCTCCGCCCTCTAAAGTTGCAGCCTTCCTTTTGGATAACACAATTATCGATCGCGTCAGACTCTTCGATGCGGATCCCGACATCTTACGAGCTTTCGCTCATACCGGCATTTCAGTATCCATTACAATCCCTAATGATCAAATACCCCGCTTAGTGAAGCCAAATTTCGCTGAAGAATGGATCAAATTCAACATTCAACCCTACATCCCTGCCACAAACATCATTCGCGTTCTAGTTGGCAATGAAGTCTTATCCACCGCCAATAAATTGCTCATTGCCAACCTCGTTCCAGCAATGCAGAGCCTCCACACAGCTCTCATTGAAGCCTCCTTGGATAGAAGGATTCAAATCTCAACGCCCCACTCGCTCGGCATTTTGTCGAACTCAACCCCGCCGTCGACTGCAAGGTTCAGGCAAGGCTACGATACACACGTAATTAAACCAATGCTGAGCTTCCTAAGAGAAACAAACTCGCCATTAATGGTGAATCCATATCCATTCTTCGCCTGCACTGCTGACAATCTAGATTACGCGCTCTTCCGGCCGAACCCCGGCGTGTTCGACTCGGATTTAGGAATTCTATACACCAATATGTTGGATGCTCAATTGGACGCGGTTTATTCCGCGATGAAAAGCTTGGGCTTTGAGGATCTCGATATTGTGATAGCCGAAACGGGCTGGCCTTCAAAGGGTGATCCAACCCAAGTCGGAGTCGGCCCAAAAGAAGCTGCTTATTACAATGGGAATCTGATGCGACATGTCGTATCAGGCAAAGGGACGCCGTTGATGCCGAACCGGACTTTCGAGACATACATTTTCGCTTTATTCAATGAGAATCTCAAACCGGGTCCAATTGGCGAAAGGAACTTTGGGCTATTCGAACCAGATCTGAGCCCGGTTTATGAGATTGGGATTCTTCGGCCCACG GCTCAATCCGCTACTCCGAGAGCCCATCAAGGTCAAGTTGAAGGCCCAAGCCCAAGCACAGTGAGTGAAAGTAAAAGGTGGTGCCTGCCCAAAAGTGAGGCCAGCGAGGAGGGCTTGCAGAGAAACATAGATTACGTTTGTGGGTTGGGCTTGGACTGTGGGccgataaaagaaaatggggcGTGTTTTGCTCCTAATACGGTCCGAGCCCATGCTGCTTACGTCATGAACGCCTACTTTCAAGCCACGGAAGGGAACGATTTTGATTGCGATTTTGACCAAACCGGCACTTTAACCACGGTGGATCCAA GTTATGGGAAGTGCAAATATTGGTAA
- the LOC101206625 gene encoding glucan endo-1,3-beta-glucosidase isoform X2, which yields MPHPNSLSSSKSIFITSIHPMASSPFTLSHHLLLPYFSTLPTFLLLILPTLFQIQGVNGGSIGVNYGTVADNLPPPSKVAAFLLDNTIIDRVRLFDADPDILRAFAHTGISVSITIPNDQIPRLVKPNFAEEWIKFNIQPYIPATNIIRVLVGNEVLSTANKLLIANLVPAMQSLHTALIEASLDRRIQISTPHSLGILSNSTPPSTARFRQGYDTHVIKPMLSFLRETNSPLMVNPYPFFACTADNLDYALFRPNPGVFDSDLGILYTNMLDAQLDAVYSAMKSLGFEDLDIVIAETGWPSKGDPTQVGVGPKEAAYYNGNLMRHVVSGKGTPLMPNRTFETYIFALFNENLKPGPIGERNFGLFEPDLSPVYEIGILRPTVCCGLGSNRLNPLLREPIKVKLKAQAQAQ from the exons ATGCCACACCCAAATTCACTATCTTCTTCCAAATCCATCTTCATCACCTCCATCCATCCCATGGCTTCCTCTCCTTTCACTCTCTCACAccaccttcttcttccttactTTTCCACTTTACCCACTTTTCTCCTTCTAATTCTCCCAACACTCTTCCAAATTCAAG GAGTTAATGGTGGATCAATCGGAGTCAATTACGGCACGGTGGCTGACAATCTCCCTCCGCCCTCTAAAGTTGCAGCCTTCCTTTTGGATAACACAATTATCGATCGCGTCAGACTCTTCGATGCGGATCCCGACATCTTACGAGCTTTCGCTCATACCGGCATTTCAGTATCCATTACAATCCCTAATGATCAAATACCCCGCTTAGTGAAGCCAAATTTCGCTGAAGAATGGATCAAATTCAACATTCAACCCTACATCCCTGCCACAAACATCATTCGCGTTCTAGTTGGCAATGAAGTCTTATCCACCGCCAATAAATTGCTCATTGCCAACCTCGTTCCAGCAATGCAGAGCCTCCACACAGCTCTCATTGAAGCCTCCTTGGATAGAAGGATTCAAATCTCAACGCCCCACTCGCTCGGCATTTTGTCGAACTCAACCCCGCCGTCGACTGCAAGGTTCAGGCAAGGCTACGATACACACGTAATTAAACCAATGCTGAGCTTCCTAAGAGAAACAAACTCGCCATTAATGGTGAATCCATATCCATTCTTCGCCTGCACTGCTGACAATCTAGATTACGCGCTCTTCCGGCCGAACCCCGGCGTGTTCGACTCGGATTTAGGAATTCTATACACCAATATGTTGGATGCTCAATTGGACGCGGTTTATTCCGCGATGAAAAGCTTGGGCTTTGAGGATCTCGATATTGTGATAGCCGAAACGGGCTGGCCTTCAAAGGGTGATCCAACCCAAGTCGGAGTCGGCCCAAAAGAAGCTGCTTATTACAATGGGAATCTGATGCGACATGTCGTATCAGGCAAAGGGACGCCGTTGATGCCGAACCGGACTTTCGAGACATACATTTTCGCTTTATTCAATGAGAATCTCAAACCGGGTCCAATTGGCGAAAGGAACTTTGGGCTATTCGAACCAGATCTGAGCCCGGTTTATGAGATTGGGATTCTTCGGCCCACG GTTTGTTGTGGACTTGGATCTAACAGGCTCAATCCGCTACTCCGAGAGCCCATCAAGGTCAAGTTGAAGGCCCAAGCCCAAGCACAGTGA
- the LOC101207351 gene encoding uncharacterized protein LOC101207351 isoform X1: MKKGNREDLDEMKNEKMKNEKIRSKAGKKKKKKKKSPIPMENQSTCLSYEKLNGMATWVGTSVASAFFASLERCSCINLSTSDDHEDPEEAHDRPLMYCTSTSSSVIRSFEPLPPPVNDVANLPV, from the exons atgaaaaaaggaaacagaGAAGATTTGGatgaaatgaagaatgagaaaatgaagaatgagaaaat AAGATCCAAGGCaggcaagaagaagaagaagaagaagaaatcccCCATACCCATGGAGAATCAAAGCACCTGTTTGTCCTATGAGAAGCTCAACGGAATGGCCACTTGGGTCGGTACCAGCGTTGCCTCCGCCTTTTTCGCCTCTCTTGAGCGATGTTCTTGCATCAATCTCTCCACCTCCGACGACCACGAAGATCCCGAAGAGGCCCATGATCGCCCTCTCATGTACTGCACCTCCACTTCTTCCTCCGTCATTCGCAGCTTCGAACCCCTTCCTCCCCCAGTCAATGATGTCGCCAATCTCCCCGTTTGA
- the LOC101207351 gene encoding uncharacterized protein LOC101207351 isoform X2 translates to MKKGNREDLDEMKNEKMKNEKISKAGKKKKKKKKSPIPMENQSTCLSYEKLNGMATWVGTSVASAFFASLERCSCINLSTSDDHEDPEEAHDRPLMYCTSTSSSVIRSFEPLPPPVNDVANLPV, encoded by the exons atgaaaaaaggaaacagaGAAGATTTGGatgaaatgaagaatgagaaaatgaagaatgagaaaat ATCCAAGGCaggcaagaagaagaagaagaagaagaaatcccCCATACCCATGGAGAATCAAAGCACCTGTTTGTCCTATGAGAAGCTCAACGGAATGGCCACTTGGGTCGGTACCAGCGTTGCCTCCGCCTTTTTCGCCTCTCTTGAGCGATGTTCTTGCATCAATCTCTCCACCTCCGACGACCACGAAGATCCCGAAGAGGCCCATGATCGCCCTCTCATGTACTGCACCTCCACTTCTTCCTCCGTCATTCGCAGCTTCGAACCCCTTCCTCCCCCAGTCAATGATGTCGCCAATCTCCCCGTTTGA